One window of the Granulicella arctica genome contains the following:
- a CDS encoding acyltransferase: MPQTLEAGPELSALALQSRSAAMPEYSRIANDVILGENVRLFAFVNLYGCSIGDNSKIGAFVEIQKNVTLGRNVKVSSHTFICEGVQIEDDVFIGHNVSFINDRYPRATTASGRSQTEADWQVVGTEVRRGASIGTGSTILCGITIGEDAIVGAGSVVTRSVPPNTIVAGNPARHVRRLERS; encoded by the coding sequence ATGCCTCAGACTCTGGAAGCCGGCCCCGAACTCTCCGCCCTCGCTCTCCAATCGCGGTCCGCGGCGATGCCGGAGTACAGCCGGATCGCAAACGACGTCATCCTGGGTGAAAACGTTCGTCTCTTCGCCTTCGTTAATCTCTACGGTTGTTCGATCGGCGATAACAGCAAAATAGGCGCCTTCGTCGAGATTCAGAAGAACGTCACCCTTGGACGAAACGTGAAGGTGTCGAGTCATACCTTTATCTGCGAAGGCGTGCAAATCGAAGACGACGTCTTCATCGGCCACAATGTCTCGTTCATCAACGATCGCTATCCCCGCGCCACCACTGCCTCGGGCCGGTCTCAAACCGAGGCTGATTGGCAGGTCGTCGGCACGGAGGTCAGACGTGGCGCATCCATTGGCACCGGCAGCACTATCCTGTGCGGCATCACCATCGGTGAAGATGCGATCGTCGGTGCCGGAAGCGTCGTCACCCGCAGCGTTCCGCCAAATACCATTGTGGCCGGAAATCCCGCCCGCCACGTACGACGATTGGAGAGGTCATGA
- a CDS encoding CpsD/CapB family tyrosine-protein kinase has protein sequence MSERRVDGMAFPVLGWHDIKLEPARNSKLVYVTEPEGLAVEQYKILRGRLCTMRPKGGVMLVTSPGPGEGKTLTSVNLAWSLAAAGQTTCLVDLDFRAPGVGRTIDYVFEVDGVEDVLLGRRSVAQSLRHFGPASPYILGIVQRRASPGQFLSPALLTPLFDELRTMFQWVILDFAPVIPMADVAEVISAVDGALMVARVKRTSKALVDPALEVLGSKLWGVVVNDSPIDGSSYYGYYGKQSSSKL, from the coding sequence ATGTCTGAGCGTAGAGTTGACGGCATGGCGTTTCCTGTCCTTGGCTGGCACGACATCAAGCTGGAGCCTGCTAGAAATTCCAAGCTGGTTTATGTTACCGAGCCTGAGGGTCTAGCCGTCGAACAATACAAAATTCTTCGCGGGCGACTCTGCACCATGCGGCCCAAGGGTGGTGTGATGCTTGTGACCAGCCCGGGGCCGGGGGAGGGAAAGACGCTGACCTCCGTCAACTTAGCTTGGAGCCTTGCTGCGGCCGGACAGACGACGTGCCTTGTAGACCTTGACTTCAGGGCGCCAGGGGTTGGCCGCACTATAGATTATGTGTTCGAGGTCGACGGCGTTGAAGATGTGCTTCTTGGCAGACGCAGTGTGGCGCAGTCTTTGCGTCACTTCGGCCCAGCGTCGCCCTACATTCTAGGGATCGTGCAGCGTCGTGCATCGCCGGGACAGTTCCTGTCTCCTGCGCTGCTCACCCCACTCTTCGATGAGCTTCGGACGATGTTTCAGTGGGTCATCCTGGACTTTGCCCCGGTGATTCCGATGGCCGATGTTGCCGAGGTCATCTCCGCGGTAGATGGAGCGTTGATGGTGGCGCGTGTAAAGAGGACGAGCAAGGCTCTTGTCGATCCGGCCCTGGAGGTGCTCGGATCTAAGCTCTGGGGAGTAGTTGTCAACGACTCGCCCATCGATGGCAGCTCATACTACGGGTATTATGGCAAACAGTCCTCATCGAAACTATAG
- a CDS encoding multicopper oxidase domain-containing protein has product MSYLGLRYVTMLSLIFASFPAMSVRAHAQMHAHSAPPAVSASQSRDAVATKDVPPGVIRIYFIAAEEVDWDYSPKGKNLAGVPHTENEDDESGGSVHRVYHKAVYKEYTDATFKTLKTRPQQWEHLGLLGPLIRAEVGDTVRVTFKNNTHLSVTMHPHGLEYKKDAEGALYQDGTPQSAKADDKITPGGTYVYLWTVPESSGPAEMDGSSVLWMYHSHFVESTDINTGLVGPIIVTARGKARPDGSPKDVDREFITDFSIFDETNSWFSEKNTSRQPNFRNSANDPVFLKQNTLYSINGYIEANMPLVTMRKGERVRWYLLSNSNENDIHMAHWHGNTVVWNKMRMDSVFLGPMAMAIADMVPANEGIWLFHCHVGEHFLGGMVGRYQVLP; this is encoded by the coding sequence ATGTCCTACCTGGGACTGCGATATGTCACTATGCTTTCTCTTATATTTGCAAGTTTCCCGGCCATGTCGGTTCGTGCGCACGCTCAGATGCACGCCCACTCGGCTCCCCCAGCGGTGAGCGCCAGTCAGTCCAGGGATGCAGTCGCTACAAAGGACGTGCCTCCCGGAGTAATTCGGATCTACTTCATTGCGGCGGAAGAGGTGGACTGGGACTACTCCCCGAAGGGCAAGAATCTGGCCGGGGTACCGCATACCGAGAATGAGGATGATGAGTCCGGCGGCAGCGTTCACCGCGTGTACCACAAGGCTGTGTACAAGGAATACACGGATGCTACCTTCAAGACTTTGAAGACGCGGCCGCAGCAGTGGGAGCATCTTGGGCTGCTCGGGCCCCTGATCCGCGCGGAGGTCGGCGATACAGTTCGTGTGACCTTCAAAAACAACACACACCTGTCGGTAACCATGCATCCGCACGGGCTGGAGTACAAGAAAGATGCAGAGGGCGCACTTTATCAGGACGGAACGCCACAGTCGGCAAAAGCCGATGACAAGATCACTCCGGGTGGGACTTATGTATACCTATGGACAGTCCCGGAGAGCAGTGGCCCGGCAGAGATGGATGGAAGCTCCGTACTGTGGATGTACCATTCGCACTTTGTTGAATCGACAGACATCAACACTGGGCTGGTTGGTCCTATTATCGTGACGGCACGTGGAAAAGCTCGCCCGGATGGCTCTCCTAAGGATGTAGACCGGGAGTTCATCACAGATTTCTCCATCTTCGATGAGACGAATAGCTGGTTCTCTGAGAAGAACACCTCAAGACAGCCCAACTTTCGGAACTCAGCCAACGACCCCGTTTTTCTCAAACAGAACACGCTCTACAGCATCAACGGCTATATCGAAGCGAATATGCCGTTAGTGACGATGCGAAAAGGTGAACGGGTGCGATGGTATCTACTCTCCAACAGCAATGAAAACGACATTCACATGGCTCACTGGCATGGGAATACTGTTGTCTGGAACAAAATGCGAATGGACTCCGTTTTTCTTGGTCCGATGGCCATGGCAATCGCCGACATGGTTCCTGCCAATGAAGGGATTTGGCTCTTTCACTGCCATGTCGGCGAGCATTTTCTGGGTGGGATGGTCGGGCGATATCAGGTTCTTCCGTAA
- the nusG gene encoding transcription termination/antitermination protein NusG, with protein MVRQVATTSEISPPYFCEVRGWYAVYTYPKHEARVAKELSSREITNFLPTFVTTSRWKDRTVQLATPLFPGYVFAQIEPAERSKILMTNGVVRILSYNGKPALIPDSEIDAIKLCLRTGSARSVVGPIAVGERVRVRSGPLAGLEGFISRSKTSRLLLVPISLLHQSVSIEVDAELIEILPPLLKVGQG; from the coding sequence ATGGTTCGCCAAGTAGCGACAACTTCGGAGATCTCCCCACCCTACTTTTGCGAAGTCCGCGGATGGTATGCGGTCTATACCTATCCAAAGCATGAAGCTCGGGTGGCAAAGGAACTTAGCTCGAGAGAGATCACTAATTTCCTTCCTACGTTCGTGACGACCAGCCGCTGGAAGGACCGCACGGTTCAATTGGCAACACCTTTGTTTCCAGGGTATGTCTTCGCGCAGATCGAACCAGCGGAACGAAGCAAAATTCTGATGACGAATGGTGTCGTACGAATACTTTCGTACAACGGCAAGCCTGCCCTGATTCCAGACTCGGAGATTGATGCCATTAAGCTCTGTCTCCGTACTGGTAGCGCAAGGTCTGTGGTAGGCCCTATCGCCGTCGGCGAGCGCGTCCGCGTCCGATCCGGACCACTTGCAGGTCTCGAAGGCTTCATCTCACGATCTAAGACCTCGCGGTTGCTGCTCGTACCGATCTCGCTGCTCCATCAATCCGTATCAATCGAAGTTGATGCAGAGCTAATCGAAATTTTGCCTCCACTGCTGAAGGTTGGACAAGGTTGA
- a CDS encoding polysaccharide biosynthesis/export family protein → MSEVLDERMIFLAKQRLSMLAALLFAAGTCCDAQNAAIATADSSQPVEASHRAEPSTDSGPTIPSQLFSGETSHFALGIADVIHVSVWKNPELSQSVMIGPDGFVSLPLLGDIHVAGMTADALARMLTTRLSAYVVSAQVTVSVVDIRSRQVFVTGQVGKPGGYALIVPTTILQLIAEAGGLNAFAERKNILILRKNERLKFNYVSAIHGDLKQNIPLQPGDTVIVP, encoded by the coding sequence TTGAGCGAGGTCCTGGACGAACGAATGATTTTCTTGGCTAAACAACGGTTGAGCATGCTGGCGGCTCTTCTATTTGCTGCGGGAACCTGCTGCGATGCACAAAATGCAGCGATCGCCACAGCAGATTCTTCACAGCCAGTAGAGGCCAGTCACCGTGCTGAGCCGTCAACTGACAGCGGTCCTACGATCCCGAGCCAGTTGTTTTCCGGAGAGACGTCACACTTTGCCTTGGGAATCGCGGATGTAATTCATGTGAGCGTATGGAAGAACCCGGAGCTCTCACAGAGCGTGATGATCGGTCCGGACGGATTCGTGTCATTACCACTTCTGGGCGACATCCACGTCGCCGGGATGACGGCGGATGCACTGGCGCGCATGTTGACGACCCGGCTCTCCGCCTACGTGGTGAGCGCCCAGGTAACGGTGAGCGTTGTCGATATTAGAAGCCGCCAGGTGTTTGTAACCGGACAGGTTGGAAAGCCGGGTGGCTATGCATTGATCGTACCGACGACAATTCTGCAATTGATTGCAGAGGCAGGCGGCCTTAACGCCTTTGCCGAACGCAAAAATATTCTCATCCTAAGAAAGAATGAGCGATTGAAATTCAACTATGTAAGTGCGATCCACGGAGACCTAAAGCAGAATATACCTCTACAACCCGGTGATACGGTCATCGTTCCATAG
- a CDS encoding GumC family protein, with amino-acid sequence MDHRQASDNPPGLSLGQHMATIKDAGAMLILASSVMAFIGTVGVSLVPNVYRATTTILVDPQKIPERYVSSTVTSDPNGRMNTLSQQVLSTSRLQEIVDKDNLYPQWRATHSREEVLDYMREHTKIELKQSPEPEQGLSSFSIAYEDKDRALVAKIANDLASSFIDWNLKARQQQALGTTQFLSSELEQAKESLEKQEAQLEQFRRGHAGATPDQLGGNIQALSRLQTEEQANLDAISRLDQERIMLTQAKPPEQRDPAALTERGRLMVERRRLETERWNLKRQFTDTYPDVIAVNAQLKALDVRLAGMPEDPVGTASALDPNAELRLSLIDKEMQRRREMEASMSSQGNSYQAKVDSVPVLETQLAELTRNYEASRQNYQSLLDKTFSAGMSEQLERKQQAERFTVLDFAKAPEKPIRPKRLPLFAIVLLAALIIPAGITVGLQILNGTVKSEVELKTMLPFKIPVLGSIPPIDSHFDIRHRRLRSIQLLTVSALTCGLLVIFLLKTRPIL; translated from the coding sequence ATGGATCATCGACAAGCATCGGACAATCCGCCTGGCCTCTCTCTTGGGCAGCATATGGCCACGATCAAGGACGCTGGGGCGATGCTGATCCTGGCATCCAGCGTAATGGCATTCATCGGCACAGTCGGCGTTTCGCTGGTCCCCAACGTCTATCGAGCGACTACGACGATCCTTGTAGATCCACAGAAGATTCCGGAACGTTATGTTTCTTCGACGGTGACCTCTGATCCAAATGGCAGGATGAATACCTTATCGCAGCAAGTATTGAGCACCTCACGGCTTCAGGAGATTGTCGACAAAGATAATCTCTACCCGCAATGGCGGGCGACACACTCCCGGGAGGAGGTTCTGGACTACATGCGGGAGCACACGAAGATCGAGCTCAAACAAAGCCCCGAACCGGAGCAGGGCCTGAGCAGCTTCAGCATCGCATATGAGGACAAAGACAGGGCCTTAGTTGCAAAGATTGCGAACGATTTGGCAAGCAGCTTCATCGACTGGAACCTTAAGGCGCGTCAACAACAGGCACTTGGGACGACGCAGTTCCTCTCGAGCGAGTTGGAACAAGCCAAGGAGAGCCTGGAGAAGCAGGAAGCACAACTCGAGCAGTTTCGGAGAGGACATGCAGGGGCGACTCCGGATCAATTGGGCGGAAACATTCAGGCACTCTCACGTCTGCAAACTGAGGAGCAGGCCAACCTTGATGCGATCAGCCGGCTTGATCAGGAACGCATCATGCTCACACAAGCCAAGCCCCCGGAGCAGCGCGATCCGGCCGCCCTGACAGAACGCGGTCGACTGATGGTTGAACGACGCCGTCTTGAGACAGAACGATGGAACTTGAAGAGGCAGTTCACCGATACCTATCCTGATGTGATCGCAGTCAACGCTCAGCTAAAGGCATTGGATGTCCGGCTGGCTGGCATGCCTGAAGATCCGGTCGGCACGGCGTCTGCGCTAGACCCGAACGCGGAGCTTCGACTCTCCCTGATCGACAAAGAGATGCAGAGACGCCGCGAGATGGAGGCGTCGATGAGCAGCCAGGGTAACTCGTATCAAGCTAAAGTCGATTCTGTTCCGGTGCTCGAAACACAGCTTGCGGAGCTAACGCGAAACTATGAGGCGTCGCGTCAGAACTACCAGTCCCTGCTCGACAAGACCTTTTCGGCGGGAATGTCGGAGCAGTTGGAGCGGAAGCAGCAGGCCGAGCGCTTTACGGTTCTAGACTTTGCGAAGGCACCCGAGAAGCCCATAAGGCCGAAGCGCCTTCCGCTGTTCGCAATTGTCCTGCTGGCAGCGCTGATCATTCCTGCAGGAATCACTGTCGGGTTACAAATACTGAACGGGACAGTGAAATCCGAGGTCGAGCTGAAGACTATGCTGCCCTTCAAGATTCCAGTGTTGGGATCCATTCCGCCGATTGACAGCCATTTTGATATTCGTCATCGACGACTGCGGAGCATTCAATTGCTGACGGTCTCCGCACTCACGTGCGGATTGCTGGTGATATTCCTTCTAAAGACGAGGCCAATCCTGTGA
- a CDS encoding Gfo/Idh/MocA family protein, with amino-acid sequence MIKFGVIGYGYWGPNLVRNLFEVPQARVVAVSDMRTERLAEVTSRYPSVETTTDVQDLFDNPAIDAIAIATPVSTHFDLALRALRSGKHVMLEKPMTSTSEQARRLIDEAARRNLTLMVDHTFVYTGAVRKMKEIVTSGKLGDILYYDSTRINLGLFQRDVDVIWDLAVHDLAIMDYILPSGPCAVSATGINHQFGGTENLAYITMFFEGNLIAHLNVNWLSPVKVRRTLVGGSKQMIVYDDMEPSEKVKIYDKGITLNSGTDSLYKALVGYRSGDMFAPQLDVSEALKVEIQHFLDCIQTGKEPLTGGQAGLRIVEILECASRSMKQRGKLVELEASDLMLSQGAA; translated from the coding sequence ATGATCAAGTTCGGCGTAATCGGTTACGGCTACTGGGGGCCAAACCTCGTAAGAAATCTCTTTGAAGTTCCTCAAGCTCGCGTCGTTGCAGTCAGCGACATGCGAACAGAACGACTGGCTGAAGTGACCAGCCGCTATCCGTCCGTTGAGACAACTACGGATGTTCAAGATCTATTCGATAACCCAGCGATTGATGCGATCGCGATTGCGACCCCCGTCTCGACCCACTTCGATCTTGCGCTCCGGGCCTTGCGCAGCGGCAAGCATGTCATGCTCGAAAAACCGATGACCTCCACCTCAGAGCAGGCTCGGCGCCTCATCGATGAAGCGGCACGCCGCAACCTGACGCTCATGGTAGATCACACCTTTGTCTACACTGGGGCCGTTCGCAAGATGAAGGAGATTGTCACCTCTGGCAAGCTCGGCGACATCCTCTACTACGATTCCACCCGCATCAATCTCGGGCTCTTTCAGAGGGATGTCGATGTCATCTGGGATCTTGCCGTACATGACCTCGCAATCATGGACTACATACTTCCCTCCGGTCCCTGCGCCGTCTCCGCTACAGGTATCAACCACCAGTTCGGCGGCACCGAAAACCTTGCCTACATCACCATGTTTTTTGAGGGCAATCTTATTGCGCACCTTAACGTCAATTGGCTCTCGCCGGTCAAAGTTCGCCGCACTCTCGTCGGCGGCAGCAAGCAGATGATCGTCTACGACGATATGGAACCGAGTGAGAAGGTCAAGATCTACGACAAGGGCATCACTCTTAATAGCGGCACCGATTCCCTCTACAAAGCCCTCGTAGGCTATCGATCTGGCGATATGTTTGCTCCGCAACTTGACGTCTCTGAAGCTCTGAAGGTCGAAATACAACACTTCCTCGACTGCATCCAGACCGGCAAAGAACCGCTTACTGGCGGCCAGGCAGGTCTGCGCATCGTTGAAATTTTAGAGTGCGCCTCGCGTTCCATGAAGCAGCGCGGCAAGCTTGTTGAACTCGAGGCCTCCGATCTCATGCTGAGCCAGGGAGCCGCCTAG